A single genomic interval of Spirosoma taeanense harbors:
- a CDS encoding LytR/AlgR family response regulator transcription factor, which yields MLRCVVLDDEPLAREVLNGYLNRLDGISSVRQFANARDALLYLENHEADILFLDIEMPGMNGLDFLKTLTNPPVTVFTTAYRNYAFEGFELGVIDFLLKPIAYPRFLQAIEKIQDFLSLKDQNTRIENEPSQPLPESIFVKSGVQRIKLNFDDVTHIQGLKDYAIIHTATGRIVIKGSIKAMHEIFPASRFIRVHKSFIAAIARISRIDRNRLMINGNPIPVGRNYKEAVEKALFDR from the coding sequence ATGCTCCGCTGCGTTGTACTCGACGATGAACCGCTGGCGCGGGAAGTGCTGAACGGTTACCTGAACCGGCTGGACGGCATTTCGTCGGTGCGGCAGTTCGCTAACGCCCGCGATGCACTTTTGTATCTGGAAAACCACGAAGCCGATATACTCTTTCTGGATATTGAAATGCCGGGCATGAACGGCCTCGACTTCCTGAAGACCCTGACCAATCCACCCGTCACGGTTTTTACAACGGCTTACCGAAACTACGCCTTTGAAGGTTTTGAACTGGGCGTGATCGACTTTTTACTGAAACCTATTGCCTATCCCCGGTTTCTGCAGGCCATCGAAAAAATTCAGGACTTTTTAAGCCTGAAAGACCAGAACACCCGAATTGAGAACGAACCGAGCCAGCCGCTGCCCGAATCAATTTTTGTGAAAAGTGGTGTACAGCGGATTAAACTGAATTTTGACGACGTAACCCACATCCAGGGGCTAAAAGATTACGCGATCATTCACACGGCTACCGGCCGAATCGTTATTAAAGGCTCCATCAAAGCCATGCACGAAATTTTCCCGGCAAGCCGGTTCATCCGCGTTCACAAATCTTTCATTGCCGCGATTGCCCGCATCAGCCGCATTGACCGAAACCGACTGATGATTAATGGCAACCCAATTCCGGTTGGCCGTAATTATAAAGAAGCCGTCGAGAAAGCTCTGTTCGACCGCTGA
- a CDS encoding Kelch repeat-containing protein — protein sequence MKIVVPYLLISLLLIRALLCGKAATHPNLSVQHTAAEYKWIKVLDKGPWKESYNFQLFSHHDTLWAFHFDGVWFSANGRSWIKSSLPNVIDNLAFLNYVSFNNSILGLGRFTGNIEQYSLQSTIYRTHDLKGWEILANPSTLPRRFFYRPFVFQNKLWFVGGEDSKTQFADIWNSPDGIVWTKVKDNLSFGKRSRSQVVMLGNKLYLLNNDVWSSEDGLHWKQETGAIINGVEIFGYTAVVLDGQIWLLGCNRNGQFSSQVLVSSDGRTWWEQKAPWSPRGGIAACVHQGKIYMTGGKYGGFDGDQTKFIYSNDVWVLERKSQTND from the coding sequence ATGAAAATCGTCGTGCCTTATCTACTGATTTCTCTCCTGCTGATTAGAGCGCTTCTCTGCGGAAAAGCAGCTACACACCCCAACCTGTCCGTGCAGCATACCGCTGCTGAATACAAATGGATCAAAGTATTGGACAAAGGTCCCTGGAAGGAAAGTTACAACTTCCAGTTGTTCAGCCACCACGACACGCTATGGGCTTTCCATTTCGATGGTGTCTGGTTTTCAGCGAATGGGCGATCCTGGATCAAATCGTCTTTGCCCAACGTAATTGATAATCTGGCGTTTCTGAATTATGTATCGTTTAATAACTCCATCCTGGGGCTTGGTCGCTTTACGGGAAACATCGAACAATACAGCTTGCAGTCGACTATTTATCGAACTCATGACTTGAAAGGCTGGGAGATCCTGGCCAATCCGAGTACGCTTCCCCGGCGTTTTTTCTATCGTCCATTTGTTTTCCAAAACAAACTCTGGTTCGTAGGGGGCGAAGACAGCAAGACGCAATTCGCCGACATCTGGAATTCACCCGATGGTATTGTGTGGACCAAAGTAAAGGATAACCTTTCCTTCGGCAAACGATCCAGGAGCCAGGTCGTCATGCTTGGAAACAAATTATATCTATTGAATAACGACGTGTGGTCTTCGGAGGATGGCCTACACTGGAAGCAGGAAACAGGCGCGATTATAAACGGGGTGGAAATTTTCGGCTACACGGCCGTAGTTTTAGACGGGCAGATTTGGCTCCTGGGCTGCAACCGAAACGGGCAGTTCAGTAGTCAGGTGCTGGTTAGTTCGGATGGGCGTACCTGGTGGGAGCAAAAAGCGCCCTGGTCACCCCGAGGAGGAATAGCTGCCTGTGTGCATCAGGGAAAAATCTATATGACGGGCGGAAAATATGGCGGGTTTGATGGGGACCAAACGAAGTTCATTTATAGTAACGATGTATGGGTACTGGAGCGAAAATCTCAAACGAACGACTAA
- a CDS encoding sensor histidine kinase yields MDFLDRRITIPLSNRTITVKYALVHTAYWVLITGFFLYEKRYLIYKAGLPFFAACVIVRVVLLMAIAYLNLHYFLPRYLLAGRYVRYFGLVLLSILGYLLVQAFYDFILYGFVIAPTFNQDWLETLSYNFFSTLWYLGLMVPLKLSIDWYEQQRLLQKIAVEKLQAEVNFLRSQVNPHFLFNILNNLYALTLKKSDLAPDMVLKLSDMMEYMLYDSDDARVPLEKEISYLQNYIELERIRCGDHSAITLDINGQPNGQQIAPLLLLPLVENAFKHGVGKRTGEAWLRGTLTLDHSALSMTVENTKPATIPNRKNGGIGLVNLRKRLELLYPGRYSLQIEEKPQTYRASLYISLNN; encoded by the coding sequence GTGGATTTCCTGGACCGACGTATAACCATTCCCCTTTCGAACCGCACCATTACGGTTAAATACGCGCTGGTGCATACTGCCTATTGGGTGCTGATTACCGGCTTTTTTCTCTATGAGAAGCGGTATCTCATTTATAAGGCAGGATTGCCGTTTTTTGCCGCCTGCGTAATCGTCCGGGTCGTCCTGCTGATGGCCATTGCGTATCTTAATCTGCACTACTTTTTACCCCGTTACCTGCTCGCGGGCCGTTACGTTCGCTATTTCGGTCTGGTGCTCCTGTCCATTCTGGGGTATCTGCTCGTTCAGGCGTTTTATGATTTTATCCTGTACGGCTTCGTGATTGCGCCCACGTTTAACCAGGACTGGCTTGAAACCCTGTCGTACAATTTCTTCAGCACGCTCTGGTATCTGGGCCTGATGGTGCCCCTGAAGCTCAGCATCGACTGGTATGAACAACAGCGCCTGCTGCAGAAGATTGCGGTCGAGAAACTACAGGCCGAAGTGAATTTTCTGCGGTCGCAGGTGAACCCGCATTTCCTGTTCAACATCCTCAATAATCTGTATGCGTTAACGCTCAAAAAATCGGATCTGGCGCCGGATATGGTCCTTAAACTATCGGACATGATGGAGTACATGCTCTACGACAGCGATGATGCCCGCGTGCCGCTCGAAAAAGAAATCAGCTATTTACAGAACTACATCGAACTGGAGCGCATCCGGTGTGGCGATCATTCAGCCATTACGCTGGATATCAACGGGCAGCCAAACGGCCAGCAGATAGCGCCACTTTTACTACTACCGTTGGTCGAAAACGCCTTTAAGCATGGCGTGGGCAAACGAACGGGCGAGGCCTGGCTGCGCGGCACGCTGACGCTGGATCACTCGGCCTTGTCGATGACCGTTGAGAACACTAAGCCAGCGACGATTCCAAACCGTAAAAACGGCGGAATTGGACTGGTTAACCTCAGGAAACGATTGGAACTGCTCTACCCCGGCCGCTATTCGCTCCAAATCGAAGAAAAGCCGCAAACCTACCGGGCGTCTCTATACATTTCGCTGAACAATTGA
- a CDS encoding dioxygenase family protein encodes MKPQVFILLIAVTVRSLPAFGQAKTVGGPCEGCEAIYESPVPFDKLDMFVKLPDANWAGQKPIGINGIVYKADGKTPAPGVVLYIYHTDQTGHYTPKADARGWGRRHGQLRGWMRTDEKGAYKFVTLRPAPYPGRTDPAHIHITVKEPGINEYYIDEYLFADDPLLTSGKRQKLENRGGSGILTLKDVGNMFKAERHIYLGKNIPNYPREQ; translated from the coding sequence ATGAAACCTCAGGTCTTTATTCTGCTGATTGCCGTCACCGTCCGAAGCCTGCCCGCATTTGGTCAGGCTAAAACGGTGGGAGGCCCCTGCGAAGGCTGCGAAGCAATCTACGAAAGTCCGGTCCCGTTCGACAAGCTGGACATGTTCGTGAAGTTGCCCGATGCCAACTGGGCAGGCCAGAAGCCGATTGGCATCAATGGGATTGTGTATAAGGCCGATGGTAAAACGCCGGCTCCGGGCGTCGTTCTATACATCTACCATACCGACCAGACGGGCCATTACACGCCCAAAGCAGATGCTCGAGGATGGGGACGGCGACACGGACAGTTACGGGGCTGGATGCGTACGGACGAAAAAGGGGCTTACAAGTTCGTTACCCTCCGGCCCGCTCCGTATCCCGGCCGTACCGACCCGGCTCATATTCACATTACGGTGAAAGAACCGGGTATCAACGAGTATTACATCGACGAATATCTATTCGCCGACGATCCGCTGCTTACGTCCGGGAAACGCCAGAAATTGGAGAACCGGGGTGGGAGCGGGATCTTGACTTTAAAAGACGTCGGGAATATGTTCAAAGCCGAGCGGCATATCTACCTCGGCAAAAACATTCCGAATTACCCCAGGGAGCAGTAA
- a CDS encoding NrtR DNA-binding winged helix domain-containing protein, with the protein MQSPSEQDYIQQLSIDCVIFGYQEKQLKVLVPKLIFKGDFWALPAGFIYQHESIDEAARRILEGRTGIKDIYLEQFRVFGDTGRSNRSFLERLIELNRTELGDKQLNRKEFDWVTRRFISIGYYALVDINKVNPQKSDIDASVDWYNIRHLPTLIMDHNEIIENALETLRLHLDQKLMAFNLLPETFTMKEVQELYEAIYEKPFARNNFQKKILDLNVLERLEKKFTGAANKAPYLYRFLR; encoded by the coding sequence ATGCAATCACCCAGTGAACAGGATTACATTCAGCAGCTTTCGATTGATTGCGTCATTTTTGGGTATCAGGAAAAACAACTTAAGGTATTAGTGCCCAAGCTGATTTTCAAAGGTGATTTCTGGGCATTGCCCGCTGGCTTCATTTATCAGCATGAAAGCATTGACGAGGCTGCCCGCCGGATTCTGGAAGGACGAACCGGTATCAAGGACATATACCTCGAGCAGTTCAGGGTGTTTGGTGATACCGGGCGAAGCAATCGTTCGTTTCTGGAGCGGCTGATTGAGCTAAACCGGACTGAATTAGGCGATAAGCAACTCAACCGGAAGGAGTTTGACTGGGTTACCCGGCGATTTATCTCCATTGGCTATTATGCCCTGGTCGATATCAACAAGGTCAACCCCCAGAAAAGCGACATTGATGCATCCGTTGACTGGTATAACATCAGGCACCTGCCCACGTTGATCATGGACCATAACGAGATTATTGAAAATGCCCTCGAAACTTTACGGCTACACCTCGACCAGAAGCTGATGGCCTTTAATCTGCTGCCGGAAACCTTTACGATGAAGGAGGTGCAGGAGTTGTACGAAGCCATTTACGAAAAGCCGTTTGCCCGTAATAATTTCCAGAAAAAGATTCTGGACCTGAACGTATTGGAGCGACTTGAGAAGAAATTTACGGGTGCCGCCAACAAGGCCCCTTACCTGTATCGCTTCCTGAGATAA
- a CDS encoding ThuA domain-containing protein yields the protein MVPKMKVNRLLPSLFLWSLWLASLSLRAQSPQSPKINVLVFSKTAAFRHQSIEAGRKALAKMASEKGFGVTFTEDATLFQEPNLKKYNTVVFLNTTGDILNNEQQSSFERYIQAGGGYVGIHAATDTEYEWPWYGKLAGAYFLDHPMPNNVQKGKFIVTLKNHWATKGMPDEFERSDEFYSFKNISPKITPVLAIDEKTYQGGKNPDFHPMSWFQEFDGGRAFYTAMGHTDETFSEPLFLNHLWAGINYTIGGDSPKSLDFSKARPEENRFNKAVLAEKLDEPMELSVLGDGRILFIQRKGEVRLYNTNTKELKTIAKLPVSIKYVSKEGKESMGEDGLLGLNKDPNFAQNHWIYLYYSDPNESKNVLARFELKGDELDMASKKVMLDVPTQREECCHTGGSIAWDRQGNLYLSTGDNTNPHGSNGYSPSDEREGRSAWDAQKSSANTNDLRGKIIRIKPQPDGTYTIPEGNLFAKGTPQTRPEIYTMGHRNPFRISVDQKTGNLYWGEVGPDAAKPDDNRGPAGHDEVGQARKAGNFGWPHFVGDNKAYNKYDFTASKSGEKWDVNAPTNTSPNNTGLKVLPPAQKAFIWYPYDASPEFPLVGAGGRNAMAGPVFYADAFTGAPHAFPNYYDGKLLTYDWMRGWIMAVTMDKDGNFQSMERFMPSYKFSNPMDMEFADNGDLYMLEYGSGWFSANDDARLIRIEYNGGNRKPQLQVAANKMGGSAPLNLKLSAAGTADADGDALTYSWKIASKNGFNKVVNAPDAALTLAKAGVYKATLTVNDGKGGIATQSMDITVGNEAPVLTMDMPGGNKSFYVPNKPFRYDVKVSDKEDGSLGKGIDPEQVAVNIDYLPEGYDQVAIAQGHRSADASVLTATGKKLLEASDCKACHSIAKKSIGPAYVDVAKKYRNDNTALERLTKKVITGGAGVWGETPMSAHPQLSAADASEMVKYVLSLSSEAANANSLPAKGSYTAKLPAGDKGKGVYVVRASYADKGAKGLPSLKSEQTFVLRNAKADAHAFDVYDNINKMSFGGNNLAIPSKSGAYMVMKQVDLTGISEFRVMATAPRPQLNAKGGKVEVRLDSPTGKLWGESAFLEPSDKMDFKPSVLAVPIKQPAPSDGKPHDVYLIFTNPKEASGSLMVVMGVEAVLNSETE from the coding sequence ATGGTTCCTAAAATGAAAGTCAACCGCCTGTTACCCAGTCTCTTTTTGTGGAGCTTATGGCTCGCTTCCCTATCGCTGCGCGCCCAGTCACCCCAGTCACCTAAAATCAACGTACTTGTCTTTAGCAAGACGGCCGCCTTCCGGCACCAGTCGATCGAAGCGGGCAGGAAGGCACTGGCTAAAATGGCGTCGGAGAAAGGCTTTGGCGTAACGTTCACGGAAGATGCAACACTTTTTCAGGAGCCGAATCTGAAGAAATATAACACGGTCGTTTTTCTGAACACCACGGGCGATATTCTCAACAACGAGCAGCAATCGTCGTTCGAGCGCTATATCCAGGCGGGTGGTGGTTACGTGGGTATCCATGCCGCCACCGATACCGAATATGAATGGCCCTGGTATGGCAAACTGGCAGGTGCCTATTTTCTCGACCACCCGATGCCCAACAACGTACAGAAGGGCAAATTCATCGTCACTCTGAAAAACCACTGGGCTACCAAAGGGATGCCCGACGAGTTTGAGCGCTCCGATGAATTTTACAGCTTCAAGAATATCTCGCCGAAGATTACTCCTGTCCTGGCCATTGATGAAAAAACGTATCAGGGCGGGAAAAACCCTGATTTCCACCCCATGAGTTGGTTTCAGGAATTTGACGGTGGCCGGGCGTTCTACACGGCCATGGGTCACACGGACGAAACCTTCTCGGAGCCCCTGTTTCTCAATCACCTGTGGGCCGGCATCAACTACACGATCGGTGGCGATAGCCCAAAATCGCTGGATTTCTCGAAAGCCCGGCCGGAAGAAAACCGGTTCAACAAAGCAGTGCTGGCCGAGAAACTCGACGAACCCATGGAGCTAAGCGTACTGGGTGACGGACGTATCCTGTTCATTCAGCGTAAAGGCGAGGTTCGGCTGTATAACACCAATACCAAAGAACTGAAAACGATCGCCAAGCTTCCCGTCAGCATTAAGTATGTCAGCAAGGAAGGTAAGGAATCGATGGGCGAAGACGGGCTCCTGGGTCTGAACAAAGACCCTAATTTCGCGCAGAACCACTGGATTTATCTGTACTATTCAGATCCGAACGAATCGAAGAACGTCCTGGCTCGCTTCGAGCTAAAAGGCGATGAACTGGACATGGCCTCTAAAAAGGTCATGCTTGACGTGCCGACCCAGCGCGAGGAGTGCTGCCATACAGGCGGCTCGATTGCCTGGGACCGTCAGGGCAACCTGTACCTGTCGACAGGCGACAATACGAACCCCCACGGCTCCAATGGCTATAGCCCAAGCGACGAGCGGGAAGGCCGCAGCGCCTGGGACGCTCAGAAGTCGTCGGCCAATACGAACGATCTGCGCGGTAAAATCATCCGCATCAAACCCCAGCCCGACGGTACGTACACGATTCCAGAAGGCAACCTGTTCGCCAAGGGCACTCCGCAGACCCGGCCGGAAATTTATACCATGGGACACCGCAACCCGTTCCGTATCTCGGTCGATCAGAAAACGGGTAATTTGTACTGGGGCGAGGTTGGTCCTGATGCCGCTAAGCCCGACGACAACCGGGGCCCGGCTGGTCACGACGAAGTCGGACAGGCCCGTAAAGCGGGTAACTTCGGCTGGCCGCATTTCGTCGGGGATAACAAAGCCTATAATAAATACGATTTTACGGCCAGTAAGTCCGGGGAAAAGTGGGATGTAAACGCGCCGACCAACACCTCGCCCAACAACACCGGTCTGAAGGTGCTCCCCCCGGCTCAGAAAGCGTTTATCTGGTATCCGTATGATGCCTCGCCCGAGTTTCCGCTGGTAGGTGCCGGTGGACGTAACGCCATGGCGGGGCCGGTTTTTTACGCCGATGCCTTTACAGGCGCACCCCACGCGTTTCCGAACTACTACGACGGTAAACTCCTGACCTACGACTGGATGCGCGGCTGGATTATGGCCGTTACGATGGATAAGGATGGTAACTTTCAGTCGATGGAGCGCTTCATGCCGAGCTATAAATTCAGCAACCCCATGGATATGGAGTTTGCTGATAACGGTGACCTCTATATGCTCGAATACGGCTCCGGCTGGTTCTCCGCGAATGACGACGCCAGACTGATCCGTATCGAATACAACGGTGGGAACCGTAAACCGCAGCTTCAGGTGGCCGCGAACAAGATGGGTGGCTCGGCTCCGCTCAATCTGAAACTTTCGGCAGCCGGTACGGCCGACGCCGACGGCGATGCGCTGACCTACTCCTGGAAAATCGCGTCCAAAAACGGCTTCAACAAAGTCGTTAACGCGCCCGACGCAGCTCTGACCCTGGCCAAAGCAGGCGTTTATAAAGCGACCCTGACGGTCAACGACGGCAAAGGCGGCATCGCTACGCAGTCGATGGATATTACGGTGGGTAACGAAGCTCCCGTTCTGACGATGGATATGCCTGGTGGCAACAAGTCGTTTTACGTACCGAATAAGCCGTTCCGCTACGACGTAAAGGTGAGCGATAAAGAAGACGGCAGCCTGGGCAAAGGGATCGATCCGGAGCAGGTAGCGGTCAACATTGACTATCTGCCAGAAGGATACGATCAGGTAGCCATCGCGCAGGGACACCGCTCGGCCGATGCCAGTGTACTCACCGCAACGGGTAAAAAACTGCTCGAAGCCAGCGATTGTAAAGCCTGCCACAGCATCGCTAAAAAGTCGATTGGCCCCGCATACGTTGACGTAGCCAAGAAATACAGGAATGACAACACAGCCCTGGAGCGGCTGACCAAAAAAGTCATTACGGGTGGCGCGGGTGTCTGGGGCGAAACGCCAATGTCGGCCCACCCACAGCTTTCGGCTGCCGATGCCTCGGAGATGGTTAAGTACGTTCTGAGCCTATCCAGCGAAGCCGCCAATGCGAATTCGTTGCCGGCAAAGGGAAGCTATACGGCCAAACTACCGGCGGGCGACAAAGGTAAAGGCGTCTATGTGGTGCGGGCTTCCTACGCCGACAAAGGCGCTAAGGGACTGCCTTCGCTGAAATCGGAACAGACGTTCGTGTTGCGCAACGCCAAAGCAGACGCCCATGCCTTTGACGTGTACGACAACATCAATAAAATGTCGTTCGGGGGTAATAACCTGGCTATTCCCAGCAAGTCAGGTGCTTACATGGTCATGAAGCAGGTGGATCTGACCGGCATCAGCGAGTTTCGGGTGATGGCTACGGCCCCCAGGCCCCAGCTAAACGCCAAAGGAGGCAAGGTTGAGGTGCGATTGGATAGCCCAACGGGTAAGCTTTGGGGGGAATCTGCCTTCCTGGAGCCTTCCGATAAAATGGATTTCAAACCCTCTGTGTTAGCGGTTCCGATTAAGCAGCCTGCTCCGTCAGATGGCAAACCGCATGATGTGTACCTGATATTCACCAATCCAAAGGAGGCTTCCGGCAGCTTAATGGTGGTGATGGGCGTTGAAGCCGTACTAAATTCGGAAACTGAGTAA
- a CDS encoding DoxX family protein — protein sequence MKTLTNLFDGFDRLDTSINRWLVAHSIALLRIGMGLVFLGFGLLKFFPGISPIEDLATRTTTVLSLGILSGHDAMNFVAGLETAIGICFITGRFLRVGVWLMAAQMIGAMSPLLIFPTELFPGPLHAPTLTAQYIIKDIILVAAGMVVASTWTGARIVAKPQSLRSTLPKRVSSVEPSLESA from the coding sequence ATGAAAACTTTAACTAACCTGTTTGACGGATTTGACCGTCTGGACACCAGTATCAATCGTTGGCTGGTGGCCCATAGCATTGCTCTTTTACGTATTGGTATGGGTCTTGTTTTTTTGGGATTCGGACTGTTGAAGTTCTTCCCAGGCATTAGTCCTATTGAAGACTTAGCCACTCGAACAACTACAGTCTTAAGCTTGGGTATCCTGTCAGGACACGATGCAATGAATTTTGTAGCTGGTTTAGAAACTGCCATAGGGATTTGTTTTATCACCGGCAGATTCCTTCGTGTAGGAGTATGGCTGATGGCTGCCCAGATGATTGGGGCTATGTCACCTCTACTCATTTTCCCTACGGAGCTGTTTCCTGGTCCTCTTCATGCCCCCACCCTAACGGCTCAATACATTATTAAGGATATTATTCTGGTAGCTGCAGGGATGGTGGTGGCATCAACCTGGACAGGAGCACGTATCGTTGCTAAGCCACAAAGCCTACGCAGCACCCTGCCTAAGCGAGTGTCCTCAGTAGAGCCTAGTTTAGAATCGGCTTAA
- a CDS encoding esterase → MKHLFFRLPSLPKALLAAGMVFPLVAQAQPGFRTNTPNDTLVSPKFLPDGRVQLNLYAPKASDVTVSGDFPGGFPAQKLTKAENGVWSLALGPLTPNVYSYDMVVDGVKTFDPKNPRFKESQNGVSNFFELAGKEVDYLAVKNVPHGKIELVWYPSSSLGTTRRMHVYTPPGYASMKDKLPVLYLLHGGGDNDGSWTTVGRANFILDNLLAEGRMKPMLVVMPAGHVPGTAIAMGAGPDQDPFAKDFIKDIIPYVEQHYNVSNRREGRALAGLSMGGIQTMNIALWNPELFSYVLPLSTGYFPPVLTELETKYATTVLKNPQINKWKLFWIAMGGEKDIAYQNNRNTMALFDKYGIKYQYTEVPGGHSFLAWRQNLYQFAPLLFR, encoded by the coding sequence ATGAAGCACCTTTTCTTTCGTTTACCCTCTCTTCCGAAAGCCCTGCTCGCTGCTGGCATGGTTTTTCCACTGGTTGCACAGGCTCAGCCGGGATTTCGCACCAACACCCCGAACGATACATTGGTGTCGCCTAAGTTTTTGCCGGACGGACGGGTGCAACTCAACCTATATGCACCCAAAGCATCCGACGTAACGGTTTCGGGCGATTTTCCTGGTGGCTTTCCGGCCCAGAAACTCACGAAAGCTGAAAATGGCGTCTGGTCGCTGGCGTTAGGGCCACTCACCCCAAACGTGTATAGCTACGATATGGTCGTGGATGGGGTTAAAACCTTCGACCCGAAGAACCCGAGGTTCAAGGAATCGCAGAACGGCGTATCGAATTTCTTCGAGCTGGCAGGCAAAGAAGTTGATTATCTGGCCGTAAAAAACGTACCGCATGGCAAGATAGAACTGGTCTGGTATCCGTCGTCTTCGCTGGGCACTACGCGCCGGATGCACGTATACACGCCACCGGGCTATGCGTCGATGAAGGATAAACTGCCGGTGCTGTACCTGCTGCATGGCGGTGGTGATAACGACGGATCGTGGACAACGGTTGGCCGGGCGAATTTCATTCTGGACAATCTGCTGGCCGAAGGCAGGATGAAACCGATGCTGGTGGTGATGCCCGCCGGACACGTACCGGGTACGGCCATAGCCATGGGAGCCGGTCCGGATCAGGACCCTTTCGCGAAGGATTTCATCAAGGACATTATCCCGTACGTCGAACAGCACTATAACGTTTCTAACCGACGCGAAGGCCGGGCGCTGGCGGGCTTATCTATGGGTGGCATTCAGACTATGAACATTGCCCTGTGGAATCCAGAGCTGTTTAGCTACGTATTGCCGCTGAGTACGGGCTATTTCCCGCCGGTACTCACCGAACTGGAAACCAAGTATGCCACAACCGTGCTGAAGAATCCACAGATTAACAAGTGGAAGCTTTTCTGGATTGCTATGGGTGGGGAAAAAGATATTGCTTATCAGAACAACAGGAACACAATGGCCCTTTTTGACAAATACGGCATTAAGTACCAGTATACGGAGGTACCGGGTGGGCACTCGTTTCTGGCCTGGCGGCAGAACCTATATCAGTTTGCGCCCCTGCTATTTCGCTGA
- a CDS encoding DUF3237 domain-containing protein, with protein sequence MEPILQEFAFELRVEVAAIEEMGQTAKGIRRVIPITGGTFEGPAIQGHIVAGGYDWQIGRSDGVTEVEARYLLRTHDGSLITIINQGLRHGPPEVMQRLAKGELVDPSDYYFRSIPVFETADPRYDWLTRSVFIATGIRQPSQVLIRVYRLL encoded by the coding sequence ATGGAGCCCATTTTACAGGAGTTTGCGTTCGAATTGCGCGTTGAAGTAGCCGCCATTGAGGAAATGGGGCAGACAGCTAAAGGTATCCGCCGGGTGATTCCGATCACAGGCGGCACGTTCGAAGGACCGGCCATTCAGGGCCATATTGTAGCTGGCGGCTATGATTGGCAGATTGGTCGGTCCGACGGCGTGACCGAAGTAGAAGCCCGGTATTTGCTCAGAACCCACGACGGTTCCCTGATTACCATCATCAATCAGGGGCTACGCCACGGCCCACCCGAGGTAATGCAGCGACTGGCAAAAGGAGAGCTAGTCGATCCATCCGACTATTATTTTCGCTCCATACCCGTATTCGAAACGGCCGATCCGCGCTACGACTGGCTGACCCGGTCCGTGTTTATTGCAACGGGCATCCGGCAACCATCCCAGGTACTGATCCGTGTTTACAGACTTCTATAA
- a CDS encoding alpha/beta hydrolase, translated as MTSLPSMTLLKKTLSCLLLCASAAQAQQVIPLYSGKAPGSETWDWPEKENTKNMFNTRVVYNVTSPSITAYLPDRANANGTAVIICPGGAFHTLSIDSEGIDVAKWLNAKGVAAFVLKYRLAHSLTDDPVAELLPKLRDFKKLDAENAPVVPLAIADGRKAIDYVREHAAEFGVNPNRIGIMGFSAGGTVTAGVAFSYTPTNRPAFVAPIYAYMGALDKTAVPTDAPPLFAVTATDDQLVPASNTIQLYTDWVAAGKGAELHSYAKGGHGFGMRKQNLPVDSWIERFGEWLAFGGFLTRVP; from the coding sequence ATGACATCCCTTCCCAGCATGACCCTTCTCAAGAAAACTCTCAGCTGTTTGCTGCTGTGCGCATCAGCCGCCCAGGCCCAGCAGGTGATTCCGCTGTATTCTGGCAAAGCGCCCGGTTCCGAAACCTGGGACTGGCCCGAAAAAGAGAATACTAAGAATATGTTCAATACGCGAGTGGTCTATAACGTGACCAGCCCCTCGATTACGGCTTATCTACCCGACCGGGCCAATGCCAACGGTACGGCGGTTATTATCTGTCCGGGTGGTGCGTTTCACACCCTGTCCATTGACAGCGAAGGAATCGACGTGGCGAAATGGCTGAACGCTAAAGGCGTAGCCGCATTTGTGCTTAAATACCGCCTGGCTCACAGCCTGACCGATGACCCCGTTGCCGAACTGCTGCCGAAGCTGCGCGACTTTAAAAAGCTGGATGCGGAGAATGCGCCCGTCGTTCCACTGGCGATTGCCGATGGGCGGAAAGCCATTGACTATGTTCGGGAACATGCCGCTGAGTTTGGCGTTAACCCAAACCGCATCGGCATCATGGGCTTCTCAGCGGGTGGGACCGTAACGGCGGGGGTTGCGTTCAGTTATACGCCCACAAACCGTCCGGCTTTTGTCGCGCCAATTTATGCCTATATGGGCGCGCTGGACAAAACAGCCGTTCCGACCGATGCCCCTCCCCTGTTTGCCGTGACCGCCACCGACGACCAGCTGGTGCCGGCCTCGAACACCATTCAGCTCTATACCGACTGGGTAGCGGCCGGCAAAGGAGCCGAACTGCATAGTTACGCCAAAGGGGGACATGGTTTCGGTATGCGTAAACAAAACCTGCCGGTCGATAGCTGGATAGAGCGCTTTGGGGAGTGGCTTGCCTTCGGCGGGTTCTTAACCAGGGTTCCGTAA